The window ACTGGCTGTACGGACTCGCCCCCACCCGCTTCGCCCACCAGCGGGCGATGAACCTGCTGGTGGTGGTCGACTCGATCGGCGCCGCGCTGGACGCCATCGAAGCCCGCCTCGACTGACCCACGCTCCCGTCACCGTCACCACCCGGTCACCCCGCGCGGTCCTCGCTCGGGAAGGGCTCCGGAAAGCGCGACAAGCCGCCGTTGCCTACGCGGGAGCGTCGGGGCGGCATGGTGTGATGGGCGGCGTGCAGGCGTACCAGCTCGTTCGTCGGCCGGCCGAGGCCGCGCCGGCGTGGGTTGGCGACCCCCGGCAACAGCAGGTCGTCGAGCACGTCGACGGGCCGCTGCTCGTACTCGGCGGGCCGGGGACCGGGAAGACCAGCACCCTGGTCGAGGCGGTCGCCGCGCGGGTGGCCGGGGGAGTCGACCCGGAACACATCCTGGTGCTGACCTTCGGTCGGCGTTCCGCCACCGCGCTGCGCCACCGGATCGAGGCCCGCGTCACCGGCATCGGCGCCCGGGTGATGCACGAACCCCTCGTACGCACCTTCCCCGGCTACGCCTTCGGCCTGCTGCGCCGGGCCGCCGCCGAACGCGGTGAGCCGTCACCGCGCCTGCTCACCGGCCCCGAGCAGGACCTGATCATCCGTGAGCTGCTCGACGTCGTCGGCGACCAGAACCCGACCGACGCGAACGCACCGGCAGACGCGCACGCACCGGCCGACCGGATCGGCTGGCCCGAACAACTCCGCCCGGCGCTGCGCACCAGGGCCTTCGCCGGCCAGCTTCGCGACCTGATGCAACGTGCCGCCGAACGCGGGGTCGGACCGGTCGAACTGGCCCGGCTGGGCGAGCGGCTGGGCCGGGCCGACTGGCCCGCCGCAGCCCGCTTCCTGCGTGAGTACGTGGCCGTACTGGCGCTGCGGGACGCGACCGGCCGGGGCTCGATCGCGTACGACCCGGCGGAGCTGGTCCGGGCCGCCAGCGGGTTGCTCGTCGACGACCCGGAGCTGCTGGACGCCGAGCGGCGCCGGCTGACCCACGTCTACGTCGACGAGCTCGCCGACACCGACCCGGCCCAGCTCGAACTGCTCAACCTGATCGCCGGAGGCGGCAAGCCGCTGGTCGCGTTCGCCGACCCGGACTCCTCGACGTACGCGTTCCGGGGTGCCGACCCGGCCGGTGTCGCCGCCTTCCCGCACCGGTTCCGTACCGCCTCCGGTGCGGTTGCCCGGACCGTCCTGCTCACCACCAGCTACCGGGGCGGTACGGGACTGCTCGGTGCCGCCGCACGGGTCGCCCGACGGCTGCGTGGACCGATCACCCACCGGCAACTGGCACCGCTGCCGGACGCCGCACCCGGCACCGTCGAGGTCCGTACGTTCCGCTCCGCCACCGGCGAGTCGGCGTACCTGGCGCACGCCCTGCGTGCCGCCCACCTGATCGACGGGGTGCCCTGGTCCCGGATGGCGGTGCTGGTCCGTTCGGCGCCCCGACAACTGCCCTCGTTGCAACGGGCGCTCCAGGCTGCCGGGGTGCCGACCGTGGTCCACGCCGAGGACCTGCCGCTGCACCTGCAACCGGCGGTGGCGCCGCTGTTGCTGCTGCTGCGCTGCGCCCTGGAGCCGGACCGGCTCGACGAGGAGGCGGCGGTGGCGCTGCTGCACTCGCCGTTCGGCGGGGCGGATCCGCTGGCCGAACGGCGGCTGCGGCAGGGCCTGCGCGCACTCGCCCTGGCCGGCGGTGACCGCAGGCCCTCGGGTGAGCTGCTGGTCGAGGCGTTGCGCGAGCCGGCGGAACTGGCCGCGATCGAACGGCGCTGGGCGGCACCGGCCCAGGCGGTCGCCGGGCTGCTGGCCACCGCCCGGACCGCCGCCGCCACCCCCGGAGCCACCGCCGAACAGGTCCTCTGGGCGGTCTGGCAGGACAGCGGGCTGGCCGAACGCTGGTCCGGCGCGATCGGCCGGGGCCGGACCGCCACCGGCGAGGGCGAGAACGCGCCCCGCTGGCGGGCCGCTGCCGCCGACCGGGACCTGGACGCGATAGTGGTGCTCTTCGACGCGGCTGCCCGGTTCGTCGACCGGCTGCCGGGTGCCCGTACGGAGGTGTTCCTCGACCACGTGCTGGGGCAGCAGTTGCCCGCCGACACCCTGGCCCCGAGCGCCGATCCCGGCGAGGCGGTACGGCTGCTGACCGCGCACGCGGCCAAGGGACTCGAATGGGACCTGGTCGCGGTTGCCGGCGTACAGGAGGGGATCTGGCCGGACCTGCGGCTGCGTGGCAGCCTGCTCGGTTCGGAGCGGCTGGTCGAGGTGCTCGCCGGCCGCGCCGACGGCAGCGGGCTGGCGGCCAGCCTGGTCGGGCAGACCTCGGCATTGCTGGACGAGGAGCGCCGGCTGTTCTACGTGGCGGTCACCCGCGCCCGGCGCCGACTGCTGGTCAGCGCGGTCGCCTCGGCGGCGGTCGGCGGGATGGACCACGAGGAGCAGCCGAGCCGCTTCCTCTACGAGCTGGCCCCGCCGGCCGACCCCGGCTCCCGCCCGGTCGGCTCGTCCGCCCCGGGTCCCTCTCCGAACGGCCCGGCCCCGGACGATGCGCCGCACCCGGCTCCGGAAGGCCCGAACGGCTCCGCTCCGGAGGGCTCGAACGGCCCGGTTCCGGTAGCGGAGGCGGCACCACAGGCAGCGCCGGCGGCAGTAGCGGAGGCGGAGGGAGCACAGGCGGGGGAGCCGGGGGAGTTGCCGGTGGAGCGGGCGCCGAGGGCGCTCACCCTGCCGGCGCTGGTGGCGGAGCTGCGTACCGTGGTGATCGACCCGGCCTCGTCCGACCAACGGCGGCAGGAGGCCGCGGCCCAGCTCGCCCGGCTCGCCGTCGCCGGTGTGCCCGGCGCCCACCCGGACGACTGGTGGGGGCTGCGGGCGCTCTCCGACGACCGGCCGCTGGTGGACGAGGGCGAACCGGTCAAGGTCACCCCGTCCACCATGGAGAGCGCGTTGCGGTGCAGCCTGCGCTGGCTGCTGGAGCGGCACGGCGGCGCGGCCCCGGCGAGCGGCGCGCAGGGGGTGGGCAACCTGGTGCACGCCGCCGCGATGCTGGCCGAGGACGCCAGTGCCGACCGGAGCCAGCTCATCGAGTACGTCACCGCGCGGTTCGACGTGATCGACCTGGCCGCACAGTGGATGGCCGGGCCGGAGAAGCAGCGGGCCGAGGCGATGGTCGACAAGCTGCTCCGCTGGCTGGCGACCAACCCGCGCCGGCTGCTCGCCATCGAGCACGAGTTCGCGGTCCGGCTGGACGACCCCACCCGGCCGATCGACCTGACCGGTCGGGTGGACCGGCTGGAGGTCGACGCCGACGGCCGGCTGGTCGTGATCGACCTCAAGACCGGCAAGTCGACCGCGGTCACCGGCACCGAGCTGGCCGAACATCCGCAGCTCGGCGCGTACCAGGCGGCCGTGGAGGCGGGTGCGTTCGCCGAGTTCGGCGACTCCTCGGGCGGTGCCGCGCTGGTGCAGCTCGGCACCGGGACCAAGGACGCGAAGGAACAGGGCCAGGCCCCGGTCACCGCCGCCGACGAGGCCGGCTGGGCGCGGGCGATGGTACGGCGTACCGCCGATACGATGGCCGCTTCGACCTTCGCCGCGGTGGCCAACAGCAAGTGCCGGGTCTGCCCGGTCCGGACCAGCTGCCCGGTCTCCGGCAAGGGCCGCCAGGTGGTCGAACCGCCCGCACGGCGGCCGGGGATGACACCGCCGACCCAGCGTGGAGAGCAGGATTGAGCCAGTCGTCACTGTTCGCCGCCACGGCGCCGACGCCGTCGCGGAGAGCCGACGCCGGCCCGCGCTACACCCCGTTCGAGCTGGCCAAGCTGCTGCGGATGGACCACGCGCCGACCCGTGAACAGGCGGCGATCATCGCCGCGCCGGTCGAGCCGCTGCTGGTGGTCGCCGGGGCCGGCTCGGGCAAGACCGAGACGATGGCCGCCCGGGTGGTCTGGCTGGTCGCCAACGGGTACGTCCAACCCGAGCAGGTGCTCGGGCTCACCTTCACCCGCAAGGCGGCCGGTGAACTCGCACACCGGATCCGTACCCGGCTGGACCAGTTGGTCCGCCGGCTCGGACGGGACGGCCGGGATCCGGAGGGCGATCAGCTCGGCGGTGAGCCGACGGTGGCGACGTACCACTCGTACGCGGCCCGGATCGTCACCGAGCACGGGCTGCGGGCCGGGTACGAGCCGTCCACCCGACTGCTCACCGAGGCGTCCCGGTGGCAGCTCGCCGACCTGCTGGTGCGCACGTACGACGGGGACATGTCCGATGTCGACCGGATGCCGAGCACCATCACCGACGCGGTGCTCGCCCTCGCCGGTGAACTGGCCGAGCACCTGGTCACCCCGGACGAGCTTTCCGCCTGGACCGGGCGGTTCTACGCCGAGGTCAGCTCCCAGCCGGGAAAGATCTACGCCGACGTCCGCAAGGCGTTGAAGATCCAGCAGATCCGGCTCAAGCTGATGCCCCTGGTCCGCGCGTACGACCAGCGCAAGGACGACTTCGAGGCGATGGACTTCGGCGACCAGATGGCCCGGGCGGCCCGGGTCGCCCGGGACCACCCGGAGGTCGGTGCGATCGAACGCGAGCGCTACCGGGTGGTGCTCCTCGACGAGTACCAGGACACCAGCCACGCCCAGGTGGTGCTGCTGCGGGCGCTCTACGGCGGCGGTCACCCGGTCACCGCGGTCGGCGACCCGTGCCAGTCCATCTACGGCTGGCGCGGTGCGAGCGCCGGCACCCTGAACCGGTTCCCGACCGAGTTCAACCACACCGGTGGCCGTCGGGCGCGCACCCTGACCCTCACCACGAGCTGGCGGAACCGGCCC of the Micromonospora sp. NBC_01796 genome contains:
- a CDS encoding ATP-dependent helicase, which translates into the protein MQAYQLVRRPAEAAPAWVGDPRQQQVVEHVDGPLLVLGGPGTGKTSTLVEAVAARVAGGVDPEHILVLTFGRRSATALRHRIEARVTGIGARVMHEPLVRTFPGYAFGLLRRAAAERGEPSPRLLTGPEQDLIIRELLDVVGDQNPTDANAPADAHAPADRIGWPEQLRPALRTRAFAGQLRDLMQRAAERGVGPVELARLGERLGRADWPAAARFLREYVAVLALRDATGRGSIAYDPAELVRAASGLLVDDPELLDAERRRLTHVYVDELADTDPAQLELLNLIAGGGKPLVAFADPDSSTYAFRGADPAGVAAFPHRFRTASGAVARTVLLTTSYRGGTGLLGAAARVARRLRGPITHRQLAPLPDAAPGTVEVRTFRSATGESAYLAHALRAAHLIDGVPWSRMAVLVRSAPRQLPSLQRALQAAGVPTVVHAEDLPLHLQPAVAPLLLLLRCALEPDRLDEEAAVALLHSPFGGADPLAERRLRQGLRALALAGGDRRPSGELLVEALREPAELAAIERRWAAPAQAVAGLLATARTAAATPGATAEQVLWAVWQDSGLAERWSGAIGRGRTATGEGENAPRWRAAAADRDLDAIVVLFDAAARFVDRLPGARTEVFLDHVLGQQLPADTLAPSADPGEAVRLLTAHAAKGLEWDLVAVAGVQEGIWPDLRLRGSLLGSERLVEVLAGRADGSGLAASLVGQTSALLDEERRLFYVAVTRARRRLLVSAVASAAVGGMDHEEQPSRFLYELAPPADPGSRPVGSSAPGPSPNGPAPDDAPHPAPEGPNGSAPEGSNGPVPVAEAAPQAAPAAVAEAEGAQAGEPGELPVERAPRALTLPALVAELRTVVIDPASSDQRRQEAAAQLARLAVAGVPGAHPDDWWGLRALSDDRPLVDEGEPVKVTPSTMESALRCSLRWLLERHGGAAPASGAQGVGNLVHAAAMLAEDASADRSQLIEYVTARFDVIDLAAQWMAGPEKQRAEAMVDKLLRWLATNPRRLLAIEHEFAVRLDDPTRPIDLTGRVDRLEVDADGRLVVIDLKTGKSTAVTGTELAEHPQLGAYQAAVEAGAFAEFGDSSGGAALVQLGTGTKDAKEQGQAPVTAADEAGWARAMVRRTADTMAASTFAAVANSKCRVCPVRTSCPVSGKGRQVVEPPARRPGMTPPTQRGEQD